From Paenibacillus polymyxa, the proteins below share one genomic window:
- the ligA gene encoding NAD-dependent DNA ligase LigA, which produces MNLMHRMEQLVVELNTYNYHYYTLDDPQISDKEYDVLYDELVALEQTSGLVLPDSPTQRVGGEILKGFTPHRHLAPLWSLDKAQNMEQLRAWNARVVKLVNDYNTKNPEQPLPSPGYAIELKFDGLTLNLTYTDGQLVQASTRGNGVVGEGILAQVKTIKSVPLTIPFRNGTIEVQGEGIMNLSVLSKYNETAADPLKNARNAAAGALRNLNPKVTAERRLNAFFYNVGYADGIQFNSHQEMMAFLRENHFKVNPYLTYFDNFDDVMEQLIEIEESRAGLDYLIDGAVLKITDMRTREVLGYTDKFPRWAVAYKFEAEETTTLLNSVEWNVGRTGKITPLARVEPVELAGVTVQNCTLNNAGDIERKNLKFALGARVFIRRSNDVIPEILGKVTSENDGEEIVVPDHCPACGFPLQQRGAHLFCDNKLGCKPQIVARISHFASRDAMDIETFSDKTAIQLHDELGVREPADLYTLQYDDLVKLERFGEKKANNLLAALEKSKERDLASFLYALGIPNTGKATTRMLAEHYRDLHKTMSATVDELIELPDVGGIVAESIVAFFADPFTQAGIEKMLSLGVRAQAPEAPQAKKTDSFFSGKTVVLTGTLHQLTRDEAASRLEALGAKVAGSVSKKTDLVIAGEKAGSKLAKAQQLGIDTIEDEDEFIRLLEQE; this is translated from the coding sequence ATGAACCTAATGCACAGGATGGAGCAGCTTGTTGTTGAACTGAACACATATAACTATCACTACTATACATTGGATGATCCCCAGATCAGCGACAAAGAATATGATGTGCTTTATGACGAACTGGTAGCGCTTGAACAGACAAGCGGTCTTGTACTGCCGGATTCGCCAACACAGCGTGTGGGCGGGGAGATCCTCAAGGGCTTCACACCGCATCGCCATCTCGCTCCATTATGGAGCCTTGATAAAGCTCAGAATATGGAGCAGCTGCGTGCATGGAATGCGCGTGTCGTGAAGCTAGTCAATGATTATAATACCAAGAACCCAGAGCAACCTTTGCCATCCCCTGGCTATGCGATAGAACTAAAATTTGATGGACTGACGCTGAACCTGACATACACGGATGGACAACTGGTGCAGGCTTCCACACGTGGTAATGGTGTGGTAGGTGAGGGGATACTGGCACAGGTCAAGACGATTAAATCCGTTCCACTTACAATTCCTTTTCGAAATGGAACAATTGAAGTGCAGGGAGAAGGAATCATGAATCTTTCTGTACTGTCCAAATATAATGAGACTGCCGCGGACCCACTTAAAAATGCACGCAACGCCGCAGCTGGTGCTTTGCGCAACTTGAATCCCAAAGTGACAGCAGAACGCCGACTGAATGCATTTTTCTACAACGTGGGATATGCAGACGGTATCCAGTTTAACAGCCACCAGGAGATGATGGCCTTCCTGCGTGAAAATCATTTCAAGGTGAACCCATACCTGACTTACTTTGATAATTTTGATGATGTAATGGAGCAACTGATTGAGATTGAAGAATCCCGTGCGGGATTGGACTATCTTATTGATGGGGCAGTATTGAAAATTACAGATATGCGCACACGTGAGGTTCTCGGATATACTGATAAATTCCCACGCTGGGCGGTGGCCTATAAGTTCGAAGCAGAGGAAACGACTACGCTCCTTAACTCGGTCGAGTGGAATGTAGGAAGAACCGGGAAGATCACTCCACTGGCTAGGGTAGAACCGGTAGAGCTGGCGGGAGTCACTGTACAAAATTGTACGCTGAACAATGCTGGTGACATCGAGCGTAAAAACCTGAAGTTTGCTTTGGGGGCACGTGTGTTTATTCGTCGCTCAAACGATGTTATTCCTGAGATTTTGGGAAAAGTAACATCTGAGAACGATGGAGAGGAAATTGTGGTTCCAGATCATTGTCCAGCTTGTGGGTTTCCGCTGCAGCAGCGAGGCGCTCATTTATTTTGTGACAATAAGTTAGGTTGTAAACCCCAAATTGTGGCCCGCATTTCTCATTTTGCTTCACGTGATGCTATGGACATTGAGACGTTCAGTGATAAAACAGCTATTCAACTGCATGATGAATTGGGAGTTCGTGAACCAGCGGATCTGTATACACTGCAATATGATGATCTTGTGAAGCTGGAGCGGTTTGGTGAGAAAAAGGCCAATAACCTCTTGGCGGCACTCGAAAAGAGTAAGGAGAGAGACCTGGCTTCTTTCCTTTATGCTTTGGGCATACCTAATACCGGTAAAGCGACGACACGCATGTTGGCTGAACACTATCGTGACTTGCACAAGACGATGTCCGCTACGGTGGATGAACTGATAGAACTCCCAGATGTAGGTGGGATTGTAGCTGAAAGCATTGTTGCATTCTTTGCCGATCCATTTACTCAAGCAGGGATTGAAAAGATGCTGTCTCTAGGGGTAAGAGCTCAGGCCCCCGAAGCTCCACAGGCGAAAAAGACAGACAGCTTTTTCAGTGGCAAAACGGTTGTGCTTACAGGTACCTTGCATCAGCTTACGCGTGATGAAGCTGCATCGAGGCTGGAGGCGCTGGGAGCCAAAGTTGCCGGATCTGTATCGAAAAAGACGGATCTAGTCATAGCTGGTGAAAAGGCTGGGAGCAAGCTGGCTAAGGCACAACAGCTCGGAATTGACACCATAGAAGATGAGGATGAATTTATCAGACTGTTAGAACAAGAATAA
- a CDS encoding GNAT family N-acetyltransferase, translating to MEIRQLQREEFEAAIGLSQYAFQFTMTPEDLEKAKKKFKPEQTWGIFDGPDLNAKLTLLPLQVYIHGQVFDMGGIAGVATWPEKRRGGMVSRLLTHALEEMKTAGQSLSFLHPFSFAFYRKFGWETYTEYKKYVIPIDKFPAKLKTEGIVKRDIKNISELDQVYQSYASRYNGTLVRDKAWWQERILNENYRTVVYYTDASDPQGYALYKIEDKQLNCDELVYENETARRALWTYFANHDSMITQGKFIYVPADDNLPFLLDDPRIQQETVPYFMGRIVDAVAFVERYPFEQIGEETSLTLHLTDRYAPWNEGVWRLTITTEGQGHLARMDTCNLSENDTVADLELGIQSLTTLMLGYQQADNLFNWGRIEGSSESVAALKRVIPTKQTFLLDFF from the coding sequence ATGGAGATCAGACAATTACAACGTGAGGAATTTGAAGCAGCTATAGGATTATCCCAGTATGCTTTTCAGTTTACAATGACCCCGGAGGATCTGGAGAAAGCCAAGAAGAAATTCAAACCAGAACAAACATGGGGGATATTCGACGGACCTGACTTGAACGCTAAACTGACTTTGCTACCACTACAGGTATACATACATGGTCAGGTTTTTGATATGGGAGGCATTGCTGGTGTGGCAACGTGGCCGGAAAAGCGTCGCGGAGGTATGGTTTCACGTTTGTTGACGCATGCGCTTGAAGAAATGAAGACTGCAGGACAAAGCCTTTCTTTTCTGCATCCATTTTCTTTTGCCTTCTATCGTAAATTTGGATGGGAAACGTATACTGAGTACAAAAAATACGTCATTCCAATTGATAAATTCCCTGCTAAACTTAAAACAGAAGGTATAGTCAAACGGGATATCAAAAATATTTCAGAACTAGACCAAGTGTATCAATCATATGCTTCACGTTACAATGGTACGCTGGTACGAGATAAGGCATGGTGGCAGGAACGGATTTTAAATGAGAATTATCGAACTGTAGTATATTACACAGATGCAAGCGACCCTCAGGGATATGCACTATACAAAATAGAAGATAAACAGTTAAATTGTGATGAGTTGGTATATGAAAATGAGACGGCACGTCGGGCTTTGTGGACTTATTTTGCAAATCATGACTCAATGATAACCCAAGGTAAATTTATTTACGTTCCAGCAGATGACAATCTGCCTTTTTTACTCGATGATCCGCGAATTCAACAGGAAACGGTGCCTTATTTTATGGGGCGTATTGTGGATGCTGTTGCTTTTGTAGAGAGATACCCTTTTGAGCAGATTGGAGAGGAAACAAGTTTAACCTTACATCTGACAGATCGGTATGCTCCTTGGAATGAAGGAGTATGGAGATTAACGATTACTACGGAGGGGCAAGGACATCTGGCAAGAATGGATACATGTAATTTATCTGAGAACGATACAGTAGCTGACTTGGAACTGGGAATTCAGTCATTAACAACTTTAATGCTCGGCTACCAGCAAGCTGATAACCTGTTTAATTGGGGGCGCATTGAAGGAAGCAGTGAGTCTGTGGCTGCACTTAAACGTGTAATACCAACAAAACAAACGTTCCTATTGGATTTTTTCTGA
- a CDS encoding CtsR family transcriptional regulator, giving the protein MRNVSDIIEQYLKSMLLESPQGLVEIQRNDLADRFSCVPSQINYVISTRFTLEKGYVVESKRGGGGYIRIQRIQLPAQHAIHTHLHQSIGEEISQSAAEGLIYQLEEAHFLSKREAGLIKAALSRDTLLLKLPYRDQLRARLLKAMLISLLAAK; this is encoded by the coding sequence ATGCGCAATGTTTCCGACATTATTGAACAATATTTGAAGAGCATGCTGCTGGAAAGTCCCCAAGGCTTAGTGGAGATTCAGCGCAATGATCTGGCTGACCGCTTTTCCTGCGTACCGTCGCAAATTAATTATGTAATTAGTACCCGGTTTACGCTGGAAAAAGGTTATGTGGTGGAAAGTAAACGCGGTGGTGGAGGTTATATTCGGATTCAGCGAATTCAATTACCTGCACAGCATGCGATCCATACACACCTTCATCAGAGCATCGGGGAGGAAATTAGCCAATCGGCAGCAGAAGGATTGATTTATCAGTTAGAGGAAGCTCATTTTTTAAGCAAAAGGGAAGCTGGTCTTATAAAGGCTGCTTTATCAAGAGATACGTTATTGCTGAAGCTTCCCTATCGTGACCAACTGCGAGCAAGATTGCTTAAGGCTATGCTGATCTCGTTGCTGGCGGCCAAATAG
- a CDS encoding UvrB/UvrC motif-containing protein, with amino-acid sequence MLCQECNMRPATLHFTKIVNGEKTEFHICETCAKEKGEMIPGTPNGFSIHSLLSGMLDFDSSTKSQSSGHSVPQNLQCKDCGMTYTQFSKLGRFGCPSCYQYFDSRLDPLFKRVHGSTSHVGKVPVRTGGRLKVKRQIDDLKKEMQQHIVQEEFESAAELRDQIRKLEKEMTEE; translated from the coding sequence ATGCTGTGCCAAGAATGTAATATGCGGCCGGCAACTTTGCATTTCACCAAAATTGTGAATGGCGAAAAGACAGAGTTTCATATTTGTGAGACATGTGCGAAGGAAAAAGGGGAGATGATCCCTGGAACACCTAATGGCTTTTCGATTCATAGCTTGTTGTCGGGGATGTTGGATTTTGACTCCAGCACAAAGAGCCAGTCTTCAGGTCACAGTGTTCCCCAAAATCTGCAATGCAAGGATTGCGGTATGACTTATACACAGTTTAGTAAGCTAGGACGCTTTGGATGTCCATCATGCTATCAATATTTTGATAGTCGCCTGGACCCTCTGTTCAAGCGTGTGCATGGTAGTACGAGTCATGTTGGGAAAGTTCCGGTCCGTACTGGAGGCCGATTAAAGGTTAAACGGCAAATTGATGATTTGAAAAAAGAGATGCAACAACACATTGTACAGGAAGAATTCGAATCAGCTGCTGAGCTTAGGGATCAAATCAGAAAGCTTGAAAAAGAAATGACTGAAGAGTAA